aaataaaagatatGGAGTATTGTTTGGTGGTTTATAGGGATATAGGGACACAAAGAGAGTTGGACATCATTCAAAACATTGACAAGACAACCAACTGTTACTATTATGTCCAACTTCACATCACTTcaattcccttttttttctttttcatttttactcttttatatatatataaacactttcttgttcttcttcacAACACATCATTCAATTGCTTCCTTCACAAACATAAAAACCATTATTCAGAATTATATTCTCAACCAAACTCacaattttactttgttttacttttatctAATTATCCAACTAATTATCTTAATACCcaataatatacaaaatagCAATAATAACATTGGACCTAAAATTGTgaacattatttatatatttgtgaacaattattttatttatagttgTGAACAATTTActcagttttttatttatagctGCACCAATTCGCCTAAATTctgtatttaattattttattttagaaaaaaaatctaaacaaaaaaatatagtttttcaGGTCTCTATCTTTTTAAGCTTATaggttcaaaattttattaaattaactttttggaaaattattctaattagtaaaattgttaaatatatatatatatatataataaaaatttactttatattataattagatCACGATGGACTCAAACAGATAAATGTGAGAATCAAATAGATAAAACtgagttttaatttattattatatttgagcTAACTTTGCATTTGGTTATTTTCCTTGTtaagttattttcaaataaacgTATGTTTGGattacattttcaagtgtttaatttaaaaaataagttattttgaaaaaaaaactaacaccAAAAACAGATTTTAATGTGCATTTTAAACAATTGGtaagaaaaagtatttaaacaaaaatgaattttttaatctaacaagtttttttttaattgaatccAAATGAACGTTGAAAtgtttatcttaaaaaatgttgtttaaattgaatattatgatataaaaatgatttgagatttaattaatagaacctaaaatgtaaaattagaaattgaTAGGAGTAAAACGttagatttaaaatctaaaataacaaaaaaaaaaaaaaaggttattaATTGGATGGggaaaatgtatttgaaatgATATAAGATAGTTAAAGTTGGAAGGTCTGGGAAAGAACATGTGAGGTAAGGATAGGGTAAGAGGAAAGGGAgaagtgtgtgtgtgtgataTGGGGATTGCTCAGGGTGATTATTTAAGCGTACGTATAATTGGGTTTagattttagaataataaaaagagaaaggattATTTGAGTTCAGGGGTGTGATGTAACTTCTCAAAAATAGGGCCCACTATGTGTCACCCTCATTGACAGCCTTATTTGATTTGACATCCAATGCCCTTCCTTCCATGCGGGCCCTTCTCCGTATCTCTGTCTTCTTTGCCCTAAgccctcctcctccttcttcttcttcttcttcttcctcttccctttctcctctctctctctctctctctcttaaatattattcaaactataaacattttaaatgtaACCACGGTTTattctcatttattattattcaaatctCTTCGTTTTGGATTAACAATAGGAGgtgaaacataaataaattaatttcaaaattaattattataaaatgtttagcaaaataaaataagaaacaaaactcTAGAACACATCAAAGGGGtgtgtttattaattaagaaaactgCAAGTGGGAAAAGAGAGGGAGTGGGAGTGTGGGTGATGGTTGATGGGTGATGGGTTGGAACATTGATTGCTCACACATGTCGACGCGTCTCCGGTGGCTGTTCCAACGCCGCCCCGCCGGCCCCGCCCATTGCTCTTTACCCAACCAAacctctcttcctttttttttcagtcaactctccctttttcttttttcttttttctcttttaaataaaacaatatatatatatctattataAATGTAATCACGTAGATATCCACGATGTATTTACCAATATCTTGAACCCTTGAAGGATGATGTATTTATTGCACGGTTTGCTGATTGTCATTTTAATGAGACAATTTTCTAACATTAGGGGAGGAATtaagaagttgaaaaatgaaattgtctGAAATGTATCATTATTGTCTCATTTAGACCCCCATACAAAGCAATGTGAACTGGAAGTTCAAAAGATAATTCATTTACAAACCAAATGTCAAATGTATTTAcagatacaaaaaaaatgatcaagtCATGTATTCCAGCTGCAAATGCTCtatctaaaattgaaatccCAATTCAGCACGTCGCCAAATCTGTGTTGCGAGAAAAGCATGGCAGACCAATATGTTCAAAGGATAAAAAtcctcaaaaaagaaaagtgatcAATAGTCGAAATGACTTAATTCACAATAGAAACATTCAAGAAGAAGTCTTGGACATAACTAATggtaaaaatgttgaagagaCTCAAGTAAATAACAATGAGATCTCGATAAATTATATCATGATAGGAAAAGGATGGAATAGAACTGATGTAGTTGTGGACAACATTTTTGCATATAATGTTGCACATAATATCATTCATGAAAATGAAGATTCTGAACCTAAATCTGTTGAAGAATGTCGTAATAGAAAGGATTGGCCCAAGTGAAAAAAAGTCATCCAAGCAGAATTGaactcattttcaaaacttgaagtTTTTGGACCTGTAGTTCATACACCTAAATGGGTAAAACCTGTGGGATTTGAATGGGTATTTGTGtctaaaagaaatgaaaataatgaggtcACTAGATATAAAGCACGGCTTGTTGCATAAGGATTTTCGCAAAGATCGAACATTGATTATGAGGAAACATACTCTCATGTAGTGGATGCTATTACATTAAGATATCTAATTAGTCTAACTATATGTGAAAAGCTTGATATGCATCTTATGGATGTAGTTACAACATATTTGTATGGATCtttggaaaatgaaatctatATGAAAATCCCTGAAAGATTTAAGATACATGAatcatataattcaaaatctagagaattatattcaatcaaattaaacattgATTTAGTTGGTTATGCAGATGCTGGATATTTATCTAACACACATAAAGCAAGATCTCAAACATGTTATATGTTTACATGTGGAGGAACTACTATATCTTGGCGATTTGTACAGCAAACTATTACGACCACTTCATCGAATCATGCATAAATTCTTGCAATTCATGAGGCTAATAGAGAATGTGTATGGTTGAGGTCAATAACTCATCATATTCAAGAAACACGtggtttgtttttcaataaaaacctaccaaaattgttatttgagGACAATACTGCATGTATAGCACAAATCAAAGGAGGGTATATAAAAGGAGATAGAACAAAACATATCTCACCAAAACTCTTCTATGCACATGACcttgaagaaaatggtgaCACCAGtattcaacaaatttcttcaaatgacAACTTGGCAGACTTATTCATAAAGGCATTACCCAcatcaacatttgaaaagttaGTGCATAACATTAAAATGCAATGACTTAAAGAACTCAAGTGACGTATTCACAATGGGGAGTAGAAATATTGCCTTCAAGGAATAGAAATACTGCACTCTTTTTCCCTTGACTATGGTTTTTCCTATTGGGTTTTCTTAGTAAGGTTTTTAATAAGGCcgttattaatatataaaatgatgtactctttttccttcactaGGACTTTTTCCCATCGGATTTTTCCCTAGTAAGGTTTTAACGagacatttatttaatataatatgtatatctaaggaaaaatattataaatgtaattatatAGATATCCATAACCTATAAGATGTTACCAATATTCCTAAAATTCTCCCTTTCTCCATGCTGTAACTTTCATCccattgaattttttaatgtaacTCATACCATGACATATCCTATAAATAGAGTTATGTAGTGCATTTGTAAGACACGCCACAATTGAGTTCAATTGTTCTCTACTTCCTCCATTCCCTATTGCCTCTCTTTGGTGGTTTCACTCTTCTCATatagtttctttcttcttgttttataataatatcattattatttctcttcAAAATTTCTCCACTTTAAATACTTCTATTTacgtttcttttttaaacttgGTGATAATGAAACTGGACTCTACAAAGCCCATTCAATCTTAGGCCCACATCACCCATCCCTtatatgcttttcttttccttctacTAACATCAAACACGAAGTGGGGTTCATAGTACAAGTTCTTAACTTTCAGATTAATTAAGAACTTAGTTCTCTTCAAAGTTTGCCAATTCACACTCTTTCACTCTCAAAACCTTTATTTGATatactttttagtttaaaaaaaattgtaaaatgaGATATTAGACCATCAAcctttaaaatgataattgataCTTTAAcgattgaattattattattgattagtCAACTTATGTAACGTTTGGAACAAACCCtctaaaacattaataaacaaacacacatataaaattattcaCTAAAGAAATTTTATCACTTATCCCGTCGTTGCTTGTAATTCTCACACCCTTTATCAATCTAACTTCAATCAGAAACAAACAACAATTCTAACCCTATGGtgattttttctcaattctaGTTGCTATACTCTTCATTCAATCTTCAAATTCTAGTCCTCTATAATTTTTAAGaagttatttaaaactaatttttaaagacAATTTCCACAATTTTTAAAGGAAATGATCGTAGAGACTCgatcattttttagaaaaacaaaactattttaagACTTGGTGAAATTAATGGATTGAAGGGTTTTAAGATATACCTTGTTATGTTGggataaatatcaaatatgttTGAAACATTGTGTTTGCTTTCAATTCCAATttgactttaatttttatactatcaatataattttcagtaaaataagaaataaacaatGAATAGATACgattattgttaataaataagTACTTTTgattaattgtatttttctatgtttattaTAAGAACCTTACCCAATCATTAACTCAACTaatgaaagaaacaataaagtCTCGTTTCATCATTAGATGAATCTAAGGTTCACTATTGGGATATCTATTTTCTCATCGAAACCTTAGGAcgtaattttctttaaaaacctTCTTCAACTTAATCAAGACAACAATAATTCTCTATAATAATCTTATCTTATCAACTCTAGGATAAACCCAATTAGTCCTCAAAACACTGTACTatcaacaaccaaaaaaaaaaaaaagtcaaaacttcaaattttcaaaatttcaagttaaGTTAgggtaaaattaaataaaaatagttcaaaCAATGACAGGTTgcatagattaaaaaaataatgtttttttattagttatttaaatgaacattatttaataaagatttGGTTTGGGTTTAAACAAGTTTAGGTGAAGCCAACAAAATGAGAAAGGTAGGGATTAAGACCCACCATATGTATTTGGTTTAGGCCACATTATCCCttcttatcaatttaaactttaaagagTAAGAGAATCGACGATTGAgttgtatttgatttttaaaaagacattTTACTTCcattacataattttttttcttcaatatactaatttcattttgaacttttaagcTTGAGATTATATATCTGCTAAATAGGTTActttgttttctacttttcacGAGTTCAACAATGGCTGGAATCActtatttagtatatattcaactttaatttaaaaataaattttaacaaactaaaacGATAATAATATTATGTGAAGCTATGAATGAAAAAACATCACGAAACCTATCCCCTTTTAGTAAAACAACTTGTGGTGGGAGGATTTgaactttcaactttcttaactagaagaaagaaagagagagcaaAATAACACtatattggaaaaaaaaatgtacatcAATCATCAACTAGTTGAATCAATATCAAGATATTTCCATGGGAAAAATGGCCCTAACATAATGACCCTCAATGAAAATCAATTGTTTATAGAAAATCAATCTAGCTTAATGTATATTGGTCAATTGTCCCATCCAACCATTCCCAAATCAAATTGCTTGTATGTTTCCAAAAGCTTGCCTTTCTAATGAGTGAAGAggaaacaataattattagcATCACTCCTTTGATTTAAGTTCACGATTCTCTATTTGCATTAAAAGCTTCATATTATGTTGGGTAAGATATCAATAAGCTTAAAATCATGTATTTGATTTCACTTTTTCCCACATATgctcaatttaaataaataaacaggTAATATACATCAAGCCTTTTTCGTTAAAgttaatgtattattttgatcatctatacttcaattttagtttctatactTAGAATTGAATTCTAAATTTGGATTAATCCAAATGTTAGTTCATTTTACACTTTGATTTTAGCCTTTGtactataaattttgagaacATAGacacattataatttttaatgcaAATTATGTGTATTAATATATAAGTataattttaagagaaaacaaaaacatgaaggaaaaaaaaggataatctAATAATCAAACGCTATAAGCTTCAAATTtagtgcaaaataaattattaaaaaatgtctaacAAACACTtggaaatttcaaattaaacttaactttccaaataaattagttgaaaaagattctaaatttaaatagaagGTAAAACATGAAGCAAAATGTCAAGAACAAACCATGAGTCCAATCATGGTTTTCATGTTCTactaaatttcaacaaaaacaacccACCAACTTCATAACTTGAAAcctaataattaataatgtaatttaGGAATTACTCGTCGACTTTCTTTCCAAACccaataaagaaatgaaaaatagctTTAAGATATTGgagtagagaagaagaattgaTAGAGATATTAATTGTGATAAAGAATCATGTAACCTCCTCCTTTAATTCAATATCATTGCCCAAGAACAAAAGACAATTACAATTATTTCTAAGATGCATAGGTCTAAGTTCTGATCTGAACTCAGAGTCTCCTTTAGTTTAGTCTTAGTTTGTGtgttttcaataagaaaacgGATGAGTGTTCAGATTTTTCTATTATCAATAGCCTTCAAACAGAAGTCCAAAGGCTTACCTTCCCCCATGGCCCTTTGCATTTCATGCTGCTACCATATCCTTACACACCAATGAAGTTAGAATTGGGACTGATATATGTGTCACGGCATGTTCAATATGTCTCTAAGCAATGATGGACTTCCCTAGCACGTGGCTGGGGGTCAACAATGGATGCAAAAGGGTAGTAGTCAAACTTGAGATGTGCTTGGTTTGACAACATTCACATCATTGTTAGATTCCGCAATTTTCGAGTTAACAAGAACTCCCTTCAAGCTCGAGTTTGAGATTCCTTACTGTAAGCTTAGCCATTGATTGCAATGAATTAGGTTTGAAGTCTCCCATCAAATTCACGCAAGAGCAACTTAGAATTATTGACAACCCGTTTGCTCTCACAAACTATATAACTACACAGTTCATGCCTGGGTGACGGCCTAAGAGACTTAAGCTCAACGAGGGGATTTGTAATGACATATTTACTACACATCTCCCTTGCAGGTTGAACATGCTTCCACCAAAAATCCGACAAAGCAATCTTCAAGACATCCCAATATTCGGGATCTCGATACAATCTAAACAAACTACTACCGTTAGGAGTCCAAACATAAAAGTCCATCCAATCCCTATCCATTATTTCCATCAAACCTTGAGCCTGAGGAATACAGTAACGAGGAACTCGTGACCATGGTAAAGCATTTCTCAAATCACCGTTAAAAAATGGGCACTTAATCTCCAACACACCTCGTGAAGGCAATCCATAAACCATTTTATCAATTGCACCATCAGGTGAAGCAGCCAACCAATCATCTTCCGAGTTTGCTTTACCATAGACTTGAAATTCAGGAAACAAAACAGAGTTTCCAGTAATAAGCTTGTATCTTTCGagtgcttcttcttctttcatattaCTCCAACAAGTAGCAAGATTACCACAAAATTGATCAATTGCCCCAAGTTTCTCCAACCATAGTTGAGTCCTTCGACGAGGCCAAAACCCAATTGCCCCAGCAAAAGTACTTGCTGTTAACTTATGCTTTCGAAGCTCTTGCCAATTTTTGAACCAATGTTGAAAACTACTGGACTGAAGAACAGAATAGTGATTACCCGTTTCAAAttgtaaagaagaaaaagaaacagaattGAAATTTCGTAAAGAACAGTTCCCAATAGCTTGACTACAGGCAAATAATATCTTTTTGCTATTGAACATCGATTGTGTCTGAAATTAGACAGAACGGAAAGAAACTATGAACATTTCAATTCAGATGAAGATAAATCTTGAATTAGTCATTAACTAGAACGCTTGGAAGTACAAGTTAAAGCCCTAAAACtgatgaagaaagaaggatTAGAAGGTAAGTTTCTTACCTTAAAAATGGCCGGGTGGGAGCTCCAGAGCGAGTTTCAATTTGGCGaagaaaaaaccctaaattttgagtttaggCTGAGGATAAAGTTGTAGACAACAAAAGTATAGAAGCCGGCAACAACGCAATGGTGAGGGAGAGCCGAGCGCGAGCGACTATCGGAGACTTCTGAGAAGGAGAGACGATTGGAAATGAtatagggtttagggtttagtatttactaaattaataataaatatatatatatatatatgtgacgaatttaacaattttctatttactatttataaattaataataaatatatacaagttaat
This DNA window, taken from Cucumis sativus cultivar 9930 chromosome 6, Cucumber_9930_V3, whole genome shotgun sequence, encodes the following:
- the LOC101207616 gene encoding uncharacterized protein LOC101207616 — translated: MFNSKKILFACSQAIGNCSLRNFNSVSFSSLQFETGNHYSVLQSSSFQHWFKNWQELRKHKLTASTFAGAIGFWPRRRTQLWLEKLGAIDQFCGNLATCWSNMKEEEALERYKLITGNSVLFPEFQVYGKANSEDDWLAASPDGAIDKMVYGLPSRGVLEIKCPFFNGDLRNALPWSRVPRYCIPQAQGLMEIMDRDWMDFYVWTPNGSSLFRLYRDPEYWDVLKIALSDFWWKHVQPAREMCSKYVITNPLVELKSLRPSPRHELCSYIVCESKRVVNNSKLLLREFDGRLQT